Proteins encoded by one window of Bacillota bacterium:
- a CDS encoding DMT family transporter yields MKTEQSFQTKISFIFLFLGYSIFGFSIMFSKIALNLTSPFVLIGARFGVAFLILNILLIFRKKKLHFKGKKLYNIFLLGLVQPVLYFICESYGITMLQTSFVGIILALIPITSFVFGFFYLKEKVKPIQIVFAIIAILGVCLTTIGQSEGQFSWIGFVLILGAVISAAMFNVLSRKIATEFSAFERTYIMFFIGFITFVPIGLIESIGSFQELIIIPFQNVQFWISVVFLAGLSSVLAFLMINYAMTHLEVAKAAIFANLTTVIAILAGVLFLDEHFGIFQIIGSCIIVLSVYGVNRFSKKKRTSLNRKASF; encoded by the coding sequence GTGAAGACAGAACAATCATTTCAAACCAAAATTTCTTTTATCTTTTTGTTTTTAGGATATTCTATTTTTGGGTTTAGTATTATGTTTTCAAAGATTGCTTTGAATTTAACGTCTCCTTTTGTACTTATAGGTGCTCGTTTTGGAGTAGCTTTTCTCATATTAAATATCTTACTCATTTTTAGAAAGAAGAAACTACATTTTAAAGGCAAAAAATTATACAATATTTTTCTTTTAGGTTTGGTTCAACCTGTTTTATACTTTATTTGTGAAAGTTATGGAATTACGATGCTTCAAACTTCTTTTGTGGGAATCATTCTGGCGTTAATTCCAATCACAAGTTTTGTATTTGGTTTTTTTTATCTAAAAGAAAAAGTAAAACCCATTCAAATTGTTTTTGCAATTATTGCAATTTTAGGTGTTTGTTTAACAACCATAGGTCAATCAGAAGGACAATTTAGTTGGATTGGGTTTGTCCTAATACTTGGTGCAGTAATTTCAGCTGCAATGTTTAATGTCCTTTCTAGAAAAATAGCAACTGAATTTTCAGCTTTTGAAAGAACATACATCATGTTTTTTATTGGGTTTATCACGTTTGTGCCAATAGGACTTATTGAAAGCATCGGTTCATTTCAGGAATTGATTATCATTCCTTTTCAAAACGTTCAGTTTTGGATATCGGTTGTATTTCTAGCAGGATTATCTTCTGTATTAGCCTTTTTAATGATAAACTATGCCATGACTCATCTTGAGGTCGCAAAAGCAGCCATATTTGCAAATTTAACAACTGTCATTGCCATTCTTGCAGGAGTATTATTTTTAGATGAACATTTTGGGATATTTCAAATAATTGGATCTTGTATCATTGTCCTTTCAGTATATGGAGTAAATCGTTTTTCAAAAAAAAAGAGAACTTCTCTAAATAGAAAAGCCTCATTTTAG
- a CDS encoding ABC transporter ATP-binding protein/permease, which translates to MKKKKTYFKHTYLTVFTMLIVAFITFKLSFALYDLVNAALASEWDMFFVYAKSVIFYAVIMMPSNLLYAYTKGRVIKTIMVKMKKDYIQSVFHKNINEFQHDNNALYVSALTNDFNLIEKDYVEQIIVLQEALINFGTSILIITIISPIILLIGIGMIIINALISVLSSKPIQKHNKERSEMMSKYGGFIKEVLSAFHIIKTNNLESKVTLTYNQESKKVQEKKYVIDKIMSFIFALQNINFGITFIGLMFVVSFLTIKGIILFSGVVVVAQNIDNIIGPVSQFSEALPRIFSVKAIFVRIDNSLKNQTNYEETKSFEGLQHSIEFKNVSFAYGDNVVLESVNLKFEKGKKYLVIGPSGGGKSTVLRLLRKYFNPQSGNILVDGMELKDIFKMDYFSKIANIEQQIFLFEDTLKNNLALYKDYSDDEIWDAIDRAGLHDFVSLHPDGLNRVILDNGKNVSGGEKSRIAIARGLLNKADIIFFDEAFASLDREKVLAIENSLFELKGVTIVNVSHVILEENKNKYDEIVLVKNTQISSVSSQAIL; encoded by the coding sequence ATGAAAAAGAAAAAAACTTATTTTAAACATACTTATCTTACTGTATTTACTATGTTGATTGTCGCTTTTATTACATTTAAATTGTCTTTTGCACTTTATGATCTTGTAAATGCTGCTTTAGCAAGTGAATGGGATATGTTCTTTGTTTATGCAAAATCAGTGATTTTTTATGCAGTTATAATGATGCCTAGTAATCTACTATATGCGTATACAAAGGGGCGTGTCATTAAAACAATTATGGTCAAAATGAAAAAAGACTATATACAATCAGTATTTCATAAAAACATTAACGAATTTCAACATGATAATAATGCACTATATGTTTCTGCGTTAACAAATGATTTTAATTTAATTGAAAAAGATTATGTAGAACAAATCATCGTTTTACAGGAAGCATTAATCAATTTCGGAACATCCATATTAATCATCACAATTATTAGCCCAATTATACTTTTAATTGGAATCGGAATGATAATAATTAACGCATTAATTTCTGTTTTATCATCAAAACCAATTCAAAAGCACAACAAAGAACGAAGCGAAATGATGTCGAAATATGGGGGCTTTATTAAAGAAGTGCTTTCAGCATTCCATATTATTAAGACGAATAATTTAGAATCAAAAGTAACTCTTACGTATAATCAAGAAAGCAAGAAAGTTCAAGAAAAAAAATATGTTATCGATAAGATTATGTCCTTTATTTTTGCATTACAAAATATAAATTTTGGAATTACTTTTATTGGATTAATGTTTGTGGTTTCGTTTTTAACAATTAAAGGAATTATTCTCTTTTCTGGAGTTGTAGTAGTGGCGCAAAATATTGATAACATCATTGGACCTGTTTCCCAATTCTCTGAAGCGTTACCACGTATTTTTTCAGTGAAGGCAATATTTGTAAGAATTGATAACTCTCTAAAAAATCAAACAAATTACGAAGAAACAAAATCATTTGAGGGTTTACAACACTCAATTGAGTTTAAAAATGTATCGTTTGCATATGGAGATAATGTAGTATTAGAATCAGTAAATTTAAAATTTGAAAAAGGGAAAAAGTATTTAGTGATTGGACCAAGTGGTGGAGGGAAATCTACTGTTTTACGGTTATTAAGAAAATACTTTAATCCTCAAAGCGGAAATATTTTAGTAGATGGTATGGAATTAAAAGATATTTTTAAAATGGATTATTTCTCAAAGATTGCTAACATTGAGCAACAAATTTTCTTATTTGAAGACACATTAAAGAATAATCTTGCTCTTTACAAAGATTATTCCGATGATGAAATTTGGGATGCAATTGATCGAGCAGGATTGCACGACTTTGTAAGTTTACATCCTGACGGATTGAACCGAGTTATTTTAGATAATGGCAAAAACGTTTCTGGGGGAGAAAAGAGTAGAATTGCAATTGCAAGAGGATTGCTTAACAAAGCTGATATTATCTTTTTTGATGAAGCATTTGCTTCACTTGATAGAGAAAAAGTTTTAGCAATAGAAAACAGTCTCTTTGAATTAAAAGGTGTAACCATTGTAAACGTAAGTCACGTTATTTTAGAAGAAAATAAAAATAAATATGATGAAATTGTTTTAGTAAAAAATACGCAAATAAGCTCAGTTTCCTCGCAGGCAATTTTATAA
- a CDS encoding ABC transporter ATP-binding protein/permease, with the protein MKKLLLEHKGKFILYVIACFLPVISQLMQIGVVALIFETIERNTMQFFWIALGLSVLYLILNAVLFIISRMMRIAYMRDVLLSLREKAFDKIIHMSYKQFNKQSRDVYVSNLINDINTFESSFFLSLINFIFRCGLYVSVLVILAFLNWVIALIILGVSVMVLFISKLFEKKTVSLQKDVSTSNEKFTVNISNIFTGLEILKLNNIEDIFLKKNKTQILDLEGKKFKFNVFTALQMYSNITIGYFVLMGLLIYLMYQIKTGIGYGQLVLIVQLSSSAIFPLVNMLPLVNVLKSSKAIFEKITNSDEQVKEEDNLLPFHFQNSINLNQVSFAYDASNPIFKSIKFSLEKGKKHLIKGPSGSGKTTLFKLLSHILDDYDGVIDVDGINMNQISSKSFNEKVSYVYQDVFLFEASLKDNISLFKSNSDEEVLQACKKAGLSEFIDSLENGIHTVISENGKNLSGGERQRVSIARALCKKAEILFVDEATSALNDELGRQIEQTLLDLDATVISISHKYFDGITNLYDVVLEIKDGYMSKYSAKEYFAGANL; encoded by the coding sequence ATGAAAAAATTACTACTAGAACATAAAGGAAAATTCATATTATATGTAATAGCATGTTTCCTTCCAGTTATTTCTCAATTAATGCAAATAGGAGTAGTAGCTCTCATTTTTGAAACAATTGAAAGAAATACCATGCAATTTTTTTGGATAGCTCTTGGATTATCTGTTTTATATTTAATTTTGAATGCAGTTTTATTTATTATTTCAAGAATGATGCGAATTGCCTATATGAGAGATGTATTATTGTCTTTACGAGAAAAGGCTTTCGATAAAATCATTCATATGAGTTACAAACAATTTAATAAGCAATCAAGAGATGTTTATGTATCTAATTTGATCAACGATATAAATACTTTCGAATCTTCTTTCTTTTTATCTTTGATTAACTTTATTTTTAGATGTGGGTTATATGTATCCGTTTTAGTAATATTGGCTTTTTTAAACTGGGTTATTGCGTTAATCATTCTTGGAGTTTCTGTTATGGTATTATTCATTTCGAAACTTTTTGAAAAAAAGACTGTTTCACTTCAAAAAGACGTATCCACTTCAAACGAAAAATTTACTGTCAATATTTCAAATATCTTTACAGGTCTTGAAATTTTAAAATTAAATAATATTGAAGATATATTTTTAAAGAAAAATAAAACTCAAATTTTAGATTTAGAAGGAAAGAAATTCAAATTTAATGTTTTTACTGCTTTACAAATGTATTCAAATATAACAATTGGCTATTTTGTATTAATGGGATTGCTTATCTATTTAATGTATCAAATTAAAACAGGAATTGGTTATGGGCAACTTGTATTAATTGTTCAGCTTTCTTCAAGCGCTATTTTTCCTCTTGTAAACATGCTTCCACTAGTGAATGTACTCAAATCATCAAAAGCTATATTTGAAAAAATTACAAATTCAGATGAACAAGTAAAAGAAGAGGATAACTTATTGCCATTTCATTTTCAAAACAGCATTAATTTAAATCAAGTTAGTTTTGCATATGATGCAAGTAATCCAATCTTTAAATCCATTAAATTTTCTTTGGAAAAAGGGAAAAAGCATTTAATTAAAGGACCAAGTGGATCTGGAAAAACAACCTTGTTTAAATTGTTATCTCATATTTTAGATGATTATGATGGTGTGATTGATGTGGATGGCATTAATATGAATCAAATATCAAGTAAATCCTTTAATGAAAAAGTTTCTTATGTATATCAGGATGTGTTTTTGTTTGAAGCGAGTTTAAAAGATAACATTTCTCTTTTCAAGTCTAATTCAGATGAAGAAGTACTTCAAGCGTGTAAAAAAGCGGGATTATCTGAATTTATTGATTCTCTTGAAAATGGAATTCATACGGTGATAAGTGAAAACGGAAAAAATTTATCTGGTGGAGAAAGACAAAGAGTATCTATTGCAAGAGCATTATGTAAGAAAGCGGAAATTTTATTTGTTGATGAAGCGACATCTGCACTGAATGATGAATTAGGTCGTCAAATCGAACAAACGTTACTTGATTTAGATGCAACTGTTATTTCGATAAGTCATAAATATTTTGATGGAATTACAAATCTATATGATGTGGTTCTAGAAATTAAAGATGGGTATATGTCTAAATATAGCGCAAAAGAATATTTTGCGGGGGCAAATCTATGA
- a CDS encoding 50S ribosomal protein L25 codes for MKVYLRTRPLREVRKDLMIPGAIYGKSIESESIEVEDKVFKEALSTYGKTMTFPITLNKKKLIVYIKNVQKNAMNQNDIIHFELHCITKDEIISSRVPFVIHGKDEVEKRKLFVQMAISSVECEYSADQGVSKFEFNVENMNVDDAIYIKDIAVPKGVKILDDPEHLIFIIKESSLSVESPEEEETETVDLPEVESETKTE; via the coding sequence ATGAAAGTATATCTAAGAACTAGACCGTTAAGGGAAGTTAGAAAAGATTTAATGATTCCTGGTGCAATCTATGGCAAATCAATCGAATCTGAATCGATTGAAGTTGAAGATAAAGTTTTTAAAGAAGCTTTAAGCACCTATGGAAAAACAATGACTTTTCCCATTACATTAAATAAAAAGAAACTCATTGTATACATTAAAAATGTTCAAAAAAATGCTATGAATCAAAATGACATTATCCATTTTGAATTGCATTGCATTACGAAAGATGAAATAATTTCATCTCGTGTTCCATTTGTAATTCATGGAAAAGATGAAGTTGAGAAAAGAAAACTATTTGTTCAAATGGCCATTTCTTCTGTTGAATGTGAATATTCAGCCGACCAAGGTGTTTCTAAGTTTGAATTTAATGTAGAAAACATGAATGTGGACGACGCCATTTATATTAAAGATATCGCGGTTCCAAAAGGAGTTAAAATCCTTGATGATCCTGAACATTTAATTTTCATTATCAAAGAATCAAGTTTATCCGTTGAATCTCCTGAAGAGGAAGAAACAGAAACTGTTGATTTACCTGAAGTGGAATCAGAAACAAAAACCGAATAA
- a CDS encoding DegV family protein, whose product MKIAVLTDSAANLEPEFIKRHTNLFVIPLMILVDEKSYRDQVEITAQEVYEQLDSHQISTSLPNPGDLSLALDEMKEKGFTDVIAINISSGLSGTFNSFRLAFKRVEGLNIVHYDSKTLGGGLGCLVEYALELVKKKTPIEKIVPALDQLRYKDSIAFYTINTLKYLRKGGRIGKVEGTIGDILHIKPVITVNDEGVYVTMSKAFGLNRSLISMKNILVTKFGTDLIDLIVHYGDDPVMAEELGNKLKTVLNIRNLSMSRLTPVLGIHTGPKMFAYVARRVA is encoded by the coding sequence ATGAAAATAGCTGTATTAACAGATTCTGCTGCGAATTTAGAACCTGAGTTTATCAAAAGACATACTAATCTATTTGTTATTCCATTAATGATTTTGGTTGATGAAAAGAGTTATCGTGATCAAGTTGAAATAACAGCACAAGAAGTGTATGAACAACTTGACTCTCATCAAATTTCTACTAGTTTACCAAACCCTGGGGATTTAAGTCTAGCCTTAGATGAAATGAAAGAAAAAGGATTTACAGATGTTATCGCCATCAATATTTCTTCTGGATTAAGTGGAACCTTTAATTCTTTTCGGTTGGCGTTTAAACGTGTAGAAGGATTAAATATTGTACACTATGATTCTAAAACGTTGGGTGGAGGGCTTGGGTGCTTAGTGGAGTATGCGCTTGAGTTGGTAAAGAAAAAAACACCGATTGAAAAAATTGTCCCCGCATTAGATCAACTTAGATACAAAGATAGCATAGCTTTTTATACTATTAATACTTTAAAGTATTTACGAAAAGGTGGAAGAATTGGAAAGGTAGAAGGAACCATTGGCGATATTTTACACATTAAACCAGTAATTACAGTAAATGATGAAGGTGTTTATGTTACGATGTCAAAAGCTTTTGGTTTAAACCGATCTTTAATCTCAATGAAAAATATTTTAGTAACTAAATTTGGAACAGATTTAATTGATTTGATTGTGCATTATGGCGATGATCCTGTTATGGCAGAAGAATTAGGAAACAAACTGAAAACAGTTTTGAATATTCGAAATCTTTCTATGTCTAGATTAACTCCCGTATTAGGAATCCATACTGGACCTAAAATGTTCGCATATGTAGCAAGAAGAGTAGCATAA
- a CDS encoding GNAT family N-acetyltransferase: MEVKIITDVNTKSNICKVVLNDLHEWFGIEESKKQYIEMVKKYVFFAMYENETPVAFYSIKEENINTLEMVVLGVLKKYQHQGIGTKLQKSVEEYAKKNGYINIIVLTLASKHKDVAYAATRKFYYKQGFEDIYQSDKIWDEFNPCQIMLKRL; the protein is encoded by the coding sequence ATGGAAGTTAAAATCATTACAGATGTCAATACAAAATCGAACATATGCAAGGTAGTATTAAATGATTTACATGAATGGTTTGGTATTGAAGAATCTAAAAAACAATACATCGAAATGGTTAAAAAATATGTATTTTTTGCTATGTATGAAAATGAAACTCCCGTTGCATTTTATTCGATTAAAGAAGAAAATATAAATACATTAGAGATGGTTGTTTTAGGTGTTTTAAAGAAATATCAGCATCAAGGAATTGGAACAAAATTACAAAAATCAGTAGAAGAATATGCTAAAAAAAATGGATATATAAATATAATTGTGTTAACGTTAGCATCAAAGCATAAAGATGTAGCATATGCCGCCACAAGAAAATTTTACTACAAACAAGGATTTGAAGATATCTACCAAAGCGATAAAATCTGGGATGAATTTAATCCATGTCAAATTATGTTGAAAAGACTTTAA
- a CDS encoding diguanylate cyclase yields MPTKPNIEATSQKINDLDQTAEKKGMSSKKISSKPDVLFSKDIPKSKEKEIKNLIYHDSLTGLNNRQFFLENLSILDSLDNLPLSIIVGDINCFKLVNDSLGYIYGNKLLKTFAKIFQNTCRPFDIVARIDSNKFVFILPKLEESLAIKMIKMITIRIENDPINLLKSSMTFGCKTKQLVKEDINEIIESAENQMYQQKVNEKNNLVREMIIQIMSTLYDRNHRERLHSQKVSVICEKIAVFLGLDVQERHDLKMAALMHDIGNIYIDESILHKRGKLTRKEWIQIKKHTEVGYRILISSKEFLKIADSILQHHEKWDGTGYPKGLKGKDILLNARVIAIADAYEAMTSVRSYRKKMSKQEAFEEIKRCSGTQFDPKLVRLFINHYSE; encoded by the coding sequence ATGCCAACTAAGCCAAATATTGAGGCAACATCTCAAAAAATAAATGATTTAGATCAAACAGCAGAAAAGAAAGGCATGTCTTCCAAAAAAATCAGTTCAAAACCCGACGTTTTATTTTCTAAAGATATTCCAAAATCAAAAGAGAAAGAAATTAAAAATTTGATATATCATGATTCTTTAACTGGTTTAAATAACAGACAATTTTTTTTGGAAAATCTTTCCATTTTAGATTCTTTAGATAATCTTCCTCTTTCGATTATCGTAGGAGATATTAATTGTTTTAAACTTGTAAACGATTCTCTTGGTTATATTTATGGCAATAAATTATTAAAAACATTTGCCAAAATATTTCAAAACACTTGTCGTCCTTTTGATATTGTCGCAAGAATTGACAGCAATAAGTTCGTTTTTATATTACCAAAATTAGAAGAATCTTTAGCAATTAAAATGATAAAAATGATCACAATTCGAATTGAAAATGATCCAATAAATTTACTTAAGTCATCAATGACTTTTGGATGTAAAACAAAACAACTTGTAAAAGAAGACATTAATGAAATCATTGAATCTGCAGAAAATCAAATGTATCAACAAAAAGTGAATGAAAAAAATAATTTAGTGCGAGAAATGATTATCCAAATCATGTCTACGTTATATGATAGAAATCATCGAGAAAGATTACATTCACAAAAAGTTAGTGTGATTTGCGAAAAAATAGCAGTGTTTTTAGGATTAGATGTTCAAGAACGTCATGATTTAAAAATGGCAGCGTTAATGCATGATATAGGAAATATATACATAGATGAAAGCATCCTTCATAAAAGAGGAAAACTCACTCGAAAAGAATGGATTCAAATAAAAAAACATACTGAAGTAGGATATAGGATATTAATTTCTTCAAAGGAATTTTTAAAAATTGCAGATAGTATTTTACAACATCATGAAAAATGGGATGGAACGGGATATCCAAAAGGTTTAAAAGGAAAAGATATTTTATTGAATGCTCGTGTAATCGCAATCGCTGATGCTTATGAAGCTATGACTTCTGTAAGATCTTATCGCAAAAAGATGAGTAAACAAGAAGCGTTTGAAGAAATAAAACGCTGTTCTGGAACACAATTTGATCCAAAACTTGTAAGGCTTTTTATTAATCATTACTCAGAATAA
- the rsmH gene encoding 16S rRNA (cytosine(1402)-N(4))-methyltransferase RsmH: MNNSEQEHKRRVRYKGTHPKSFEAKYKELQPDKYTDTIEKVIQKGNTPAGMHRPICVNEILEILQIMPGQIGLDATLGYGGHTLEILKCLNHTGHLYAIDIDSIELPHTLERLSKLGFDETILTIKHMNFSHIDEIYKESGPLQFILADLGVSSMQIDNPERGFSFKTEGPLDLRMNPKKGISASARLKGMTQIEIQGMLIENSDEPYAKEIAFEIVSEYRKGIDILTTTHLQKIIKNALIFLSQTIRDEEIKKSCQRSFQALRIDVNHELESLYEFLEKLPLILSKGGKIAILSFHSGEDRLVKKSFQHFFREGIYSAIAPDPIRPSMEEQNSNSRARSAKLRWAIKA, from the coding sequence TTGAACAATTCAGAACAAGAACACAAAAGACGTGTTCGTTATAAAGGTACTCATCCAAAGTCATTTGAGGCTAAATACAAAGAATTACAACCAGATAAATATACAGATACGATTGAAAAAGTCATTCAAAAAGGAAATACTCCTGCCGGAATGCACCGTCCCATCTGCGTAAATGAAATTTTGGAAATACTACAAATTATGCCGGGGCAAATTGGACTTGACGCAACACTTGGTTATGGTGGCCATACTCTGGAGATACTAAAATGTTTGAACCATACTGGTCATTTATATGCAATTGATATCGATTCAATTGAATTGCCACATACTTTAGAACGTTTAAGCAAATTAGGATTCGATGAAACTATTCTTACGATTAAGCATATGAATTTTTCTCATATTGATGAAATATATAAAGAATCTGGTCCACTTCAATTTATATTAGCAGATTTAGGTGTTTCTTCCATGCAAATTGATAATCCTGAAAGAGGGTTTTCCTTTAAAACTGAGGGCCCTTTAGATTTGCGAATGAATCCAAAGAAAGGCATATCAGCTTCTGCTCGCCTAAAAGGAATGACTCAAATCGAAATACAAGGAATGCTTATAGAAAATTCTGATGAACCATACGCTAAAGAAATCGCTTTTGAAATTGTATCTGAATATCGAAAAGGTATCGATATATTGACAACTACTCATCTTCAAAAAATAATCAAAAATGCTCTTATATTTCTTTCTCAAACGATAAGAGATGAAGAAATTAAAAAATCGTGTCAACGATCTTTTCAAGCGCTTAGAATTGATGTTAACCATGAACTTGAATCATTATATGAATTTTTGGAAAAACTTCCCTTGATTCTTTCAAAGGGTGGAAAAATCGCAATACTTTCATTTCATTCTGGTGAAGATCGACTCGTAAAAAAATCTTTTCAGCATTTTTTTAGAGAGGGTATTTATAGTGCAATCGCACCTGACCCCATTCGCCCATCCATGGAAGAACAAAACTCTAACAGTCGAGCTCGCTCTGCTAAACTTCGGTGGGCAATTAAAGCCTAG
- a CDS encoding GGDEF domain-containing protein, protein MTNAIETYSISFLILLIILISIRRHSEKSHFENLLFTGIILINMTLLIFDFIQLCVDKQSGTMMVFLNNFSSFMFYWIAPFLTLLWLDYVDYFIHKDKLRIRKFHKFLAVPMLLYVLLCFLSMFTNIFFYVDSSNTYSRGNFYLLYLIIMYSFVVLSTYYIIKYRKRFSKSTYYPLLLFAVPPAIGGIIQAFSYGLLLAWPMTMISVFMVFVFVQSKRANTDYLTDIFNKREFDNYINVISKSRKHNYYLAGIFADLDGFKMINDKYGHYIGDLVLKETSFLLKQSFGPEHFIARLGGDEFGVIFKLEKPELLNVLIQKLNDNFADFNENKKFPFEIKLSIGSQVYDEAIHGSVQDFVKILDELMYAEKQ, encoded by the coding sequence ATGACAAATGCAATTGAAACTTATTCAATATCATTTTTGATATTACTCATCATTTTAATCAGTATAAGACGGCATAGTGAGAAATCTCACTTTGAAAATCTTTTGTTTACTGGAATTATTTTGATAAATATGACGCTTCTCATTTTTGATTTCATTCAACTTTGCGTAGACAAACAATCAGGAACCATGATGGTTTTTCTTAATAACTTCTCAAGTTTTATGTTTTACTGGATTGCGCCATTTTTAACCTTGCTTTGGCTTGATTATGTTGATTATTTTATTCATAAAGATAAATTGCGAATCAGAAAATTTCACAAGTTTCTTGCAGTCCCTATGCTTCTTTACGTTCTTTTATGTTTCTTAAGCATGTTTACCAATATATTCTTTTATGTGGATTCTTCGAACACTTACTCAAGAGGAAACTTTTATTTGTTATACCTGATAATTATGTATTCTTTTGTAGTTCTTTCAACTTATTACATTATAAAGTATCGAAAAAGATTTTCAAAATCAACTTATTATCCATTGTTATTATTCGCTGTACCACCAGCAATTGGCGGAATTATACAAGCTTTTTCCTATGGATTATTACTTGCTTGGCCTATGACCATGATTTCAGTGTTCATGGTGTTTGTCTTTGTTCAATCAAAACGAGCAAATACCGATTACTTAACGGATATATTCAATAAACGAGAATTTGATAATTATATAAATGTAATTTCAAAATCAAGAAAACACAATTACTATTTGGCAGGAATTTTTGCTGATTTAGATGGTTTTAAGATGATTAACGATAAATACGGGCATTATATTGGAGATTTAGTTTTAAAGGAAACTTCTTTTCTTTTAAAACAAAGTTTTGGCCCAGAGCATTTCATCGCCCGTTTGGGAGGGGATGAATTTGGTGTAATTTTTAAGCTTGAAAAACCTGAATTGTTAAATGTTCTCATTCAAAAACTAAATGATAATTTTGCTGATTTCAACGAGAATAAAAAGTTTCCTTTTGAAATTAAATTAAGTATTGGTTCGCAAGTATATGATGAAGCCATTCATGGAAGTGTTCAAGATTTTGTTAAAATATTAGATGAATTGATGTATGCTGAAAAACAGTAG
- a CDS encoding GNAT family N-acetyltransferase → MKPNDTLMVVKATHENMKDLVSKYYYKQNQNSYLAKNFTLEALNTDIGYLIDKGLSYVSIENEVPVGYILGYKVKELFFNNPGVYTPDFAVYFENNQVLYRLLEVYYEKMKKLNFTHHAMTFLTPFHDDFIIQLGYGLRVIDGVRFPKKYIINDSEISIKAAEISDFNNLLPIFKEHNLYMSSSPIFLDAEDPSEELNEVLKDEHKIVFKILYKLEIIGFSIVDKKYAPGGKYFKDSETLGVKGTHIKRKYQNKQIGRRYIELLDNYCVDNGYNRLAVDFESMNLLAVTFWRKHYHLSAKTYVKYLGK, encoded by the coding sequence ATGAAACCAAATGACACATTAATGGTTGTTAAGGCAACTCATGAGAATATGAAAGATTTAGTGTCAAAATACTATTATAAGCAAAATCAAAACTCGTATTTAGCTAAAAATTTTACACTTGAAGCTTTAAACACAGATATAGGCTATCTTATCGATAAGGGATTAAGTTATGTTAGTATAGAAAATGAAGTTCCTGTTGGATATATTTTAGGCTATAAAGTAAAAGAATTATTTTTTAATAATCCAGGAGTTTATACGCCTGATTTTGCTGTATATTTTGAGAACAATCAAGTATTGTATAGGTTATTAGAAGTATACTATGAAAAAATGAAAAAACTTAATTTCACACATCATGCAATGACCTTTTTAACACCATTTCATGATGATTTTATCATTCAATTAGGATATGGATTAAGAGTCATAGATGGTGTTAGATTTCCTAAGAAATATATCATTAATGATTCTGAAATTTCAATAAAAGCTGCAGAAATTAGTGATTTCAATAACTTACTACCTATATTTAAAGAACACAATCTTTATATGAGTAGTAGCCCAATTTTCCTCGATGCTGAAGATCCTTCTGAAGAATTAAATGAGGTTTTAAAGGACGAGCATAAAATTGTTTTTAAAATACTATATAAGTTAGAAATAATTGGATTTTCAATCGTTGATAAAAAGTATGCTCCAGGAGGAAAATATTTTAAGGATAGTGAAACTTTAGGCGTAAAGGGAACTCACATTAAAAGAAAGTATCAAAACAAACAGATTGGAAGAAGATATATAGAATTACTAGATAACTACTGTGTAGATAACGGATATAATCGCTTAGCAGTTGACTTTGAAAGTATGAATTTACTTGCTGTTACATTTTGGAGGAAACATTATCATTTAAGTGCAAAAACATATGTTAAATATTTAGGTAAGTAA